One stretch of Arachis hypogaea cultivar Tifrunner chromosome 20, arahy.Tifrunner.gnm2.J5K5, whole genome shotgun sequence DNA includes these proteins:
- the LOC112784983 gene encoding uncharacterized protein isoform X2 — MEWSRLLKNDSKLLLRTEENTWNPSCVSARKRTQDFKMPKKARFKKNARVSPPRQQPTAAPPVSPPSDDDDWLIPPPPSNGGVSSGAILQPFRPPRSEPRPGTHAASGSQVTEPCNEDIDREAQEVDSSEEQIERILENSDAEKRKGRKTTEFWNVDLIDSEGIVKPAKMSVREAMERSLNGSKIILMFNEELQAVGDGAGLLSGILGALGSDYSKFSICEKSWAKVRGKDRVYDDCIKEMFHF, encoded by the exons ATGGAATG GTCAAGACTGTTGAAGAACGATTCAAAGCTTCTGTTGAGGACCGAAGAGAACACTTGGAATCCCTCCTGCGTGAGTGCACGAAAGAGGACGCAG GATTTTAAGATGCCCAAGAAAGCTCGTTTCAAGAAAAACGCAAGAGTGTCGCCACCACGTCAGCAGCCTACAGCTGCACCTCCTGTGTCTCCACCATCCGATGACGATGACTGGCTCATCCCTCCACCCCCCAGTAATGGTGGTGTCTCCAGTGGGGCTATTCTGCAACCCTTTCGTCCACCCAGGAGCGAACCAAGACCTGGGACACATGCCGCTAGCGGTTCACAAGTGACGGAACCGTGCAATGAAGACATTGACCGGGAGGCGCAAGAGGTAGATTCGTCTGAGGAACAAATTGAAAGGATTCTAGAGAATTCTGATGCTGAAAAGCGCAAAGGACGAAAGACCACTGAGTTTTGGAATGTTGATCTCATTG attctGAAGGAATTGTCAAGCCAGCTAAAATGAGTGTGAGAGAGGCTATGGAGCGGTCTCTTAATGGTAGCAAGATCATACTGATGTTCAATGAAGAACTGCAAGCAGTCGGAGATGGAGCTGGCCTGTTGAGTGGCATTCTAGGAGCACTGGGTTCTGATTACAGCAAATTTTCTATCTGTGAAAAGAGTTGGGCAAAGGTCCGGGGCAAAGATAGAGTTTATGATGATTGCATAAAG GAGATGTTCCACTTTTAG
- the LOC112784983 gene encoding uncharacterized protein isoform X1, whose protein sequence is MGKSWKDTRGRLYNSHYKPLWTLEQNLEKRPEGIPREHWRWFIDYRNDPGTKAKCKQNRLNRKKQLYTHTGGSKSLARAREEESEKQGRKVGRGEIFILKHKRSDGSYIHEEARKIGEKIHEIEHLDESTRLLSQNDSLAQALGKEHPGRVRGIGHGPTPSQLFRPNSQPPMDRAQVEETQRMLCELQAEVTTAELKQKAMEDELAAEKTKRQAIESVLSYLVQQHCGELPPDIAARMNCLDGHGRK, encoded by the exons atgggaaagtCCTGGAAGGACACAAGGGGGAGGCTGTATAACTCGCATTACAAACCATTATGGACACTTGAGCAGAATCTTGAGAAGCGCCCGGAGGGAATTCCTAGAGAGCACTGGAGGTGGTTCATTGACTATCGTAATGATCCTGGAACAAAG GCGAAGTGCAAGCAAAACAGGCTGAATCGAAAGAAGCAACTTTACACGCACACTGGCGGTTCTAAAAGCTTGGCTAGGGCAAGAGAAGAAGAG TCAGAAAAGCAAGGGAGGAAAGTTGGTAGAGGAGAAATATTTATCCTAAAGCACAAAAGATCTGATGGAAGTTATATACATGAAGAAGCTCGGAAGATTGGT GAAAAAATACATGAGATTGAGCATCTGGATGAATCTACAAGATTATTGTCACAAAATGATTCCCTTGCCCAAGCTCTCGGTAAAGAGCACCCGGGTAGAGTGCGTGGGATAGGACACGGGCCGACACCAAGTCAACTCTTCCGTCCGAATTCGCAGCCGCCTATGGATAGAGCTCAAGTAGAAGAGACCCAAAGGATGCTGTGTGAACTACAAGCGGAGGTGACAACGGCAGAATTGAAGCAAAAAGCAATGGAGGATGAATTAGCAGCTGAGAAAACGAAGAGGCAGGCAATAGAGAGTGTGCTGAGTTATCTGGTCCAACAGCATTGTGGGGAGCTGCCTCCGGACATCGCTGCACGGATGAATTGTTTGGACGGACATGGCAGAAAATAG
- the LOC112784983 gene encoding uncharacterized protein isoform X3, whose protein sequence is MPKKARFKKNARVSPPRQQPTAAPPVSPPSDDDDWLIPPPPSNGGVSSGAILQPFRPPRSEPRPGTHAASGSQVTEPCNEDIDREAQEVDSSEEQIERILENSDAEKRKGRKTTEFWNVDLIDSEGIVKPAKMSVREAMERSLNGSKIILMFNEELQAVGDGAGLLSGILGALGSDYSKFSICEKSWAKVRGKDRVYDDCIKEMFHF, encoded by the exons ATGCCCAAGAAAGCTCGTTTCAAGAAAAACGCAAGAGTGTCGCCACCACGTCAGCAGCCTACAGCTGCACCTCCTGTGTCTCCACCATCCGATGACGATGACTGGCTCATCCCTCCACCCCCCAGTAATGGTGGTGTCTCCAGTGGGGCTATTCTGCAACCCTTTCGTCCACCCAGGAGCGAACCAAGACCTGGGACACATGCCGCTAGCGGTTCACAAGTGACGGAACCGTGCAATGAAGACATTGACCGGGAGGCGCAAGAGGTAGATTCGTCTGAGGAACAAATTGAAAGGATTCTAGAGAATTCTGATGCTGAAAAGCGCAAAGGACGAAAGACCACTGAGTTTTGGAATGTTGATCTCATTG attctGAAGGAATTGTCAAGCCAGCTAAAATGAGTGTGAGAGAGGCTATGGAGCGGTCTCTTAATGGTAGCAAGATCATACTGATGTTCAATGAAGAACTGCAAGCAGTCGGAGATGGAGCTGGCCTGTTGAGTGGCATTCTAGGAGCACTGGGTTCTGATTACAGCAAATTTTCTATCTGTGAAAAGAGTTGGGCAAAGGTCCGGGGCAAAGATAGAGTTTATGATGATTGCATAAAG GAGATGTTCCACTTTTAG